One stretch of Zonotrichia albicollis isolate bZonAlb1 chromosome 37, bZonAlb1.hap1, whole genome shotgun sequence DNA includes these proteins:
- the LOC141726642 gene encoding olfactory receptor 14J1-like → MCYDRYVSICKPLHYGTLLGSRACAHMAAAAWASGFLNALLHTANTFSLPLCHGNALGQFLCEVPQILKLSCSHSTFRKIWISLLAASLAFGCFVFIVFSYVQIFRAVLRIPSEQGRHKAFSTCLPHLAVVSLFLSTGTFSYLKPPSISSPSLDLALSVLYSVVPPALNPLIYNLRNQELKAAVWRLMTGWFQKH, encoded by the coding sequence atgtgctacgaccgctacgtgtccatctgcaaacccctgcactacgggaccctcctgggcagcagagcttgtgcccacatggcagcagctgcctgggccagtggttttctcaatgctctgctgcacacagccaatacattttccctgcccctgtgccatggcaatgccctgggccagttcttatgtgaggtgccccagatcctcaagctctcctgctcacactccactttcagaaaaatttggatttcattGCTTGCTGCCTCTTTAgcttttggctgttttgtgttcattgttttctcctatgtgcagatcttcagggctgtgctgaggatcccctctgagcagggacggcacaaagccttttccacctgcctccctcacctggccgtggtctccctgttcctcagcactggcacattttcctacctgaagcccccctccatctcctccccatccctggatctggccctgtcagttctgtactcagtggtgcctccagccctgaaccccctcatctacaacctgaggaaccaggagctcaaggctgcagtgtggagactgatgactggatggtttcagaagCATTAA
- the LOC141726655 gene encoding olfactory receptor 14A16-like, which yields MSNSSSIRHFLLLALADTRQLQLLHFCLLLGISLAALLGNGLIISAVACGHHLHTPMFFFLLNLALSDLGSICTTVPKAMHNSLWDTRDISYKGCAAQLFMLVFFIGTEFSLLTIMCYDRYVSICKPLHYGTLLGSRACAHMAAAAWASGFLNALLHTANTFSLPLCHGNALGQFFCEIPQLLKLSCSHSKLREHGIIVVNVCLSFGCFLFIVFSYVQIFRAVLRIPSEQGRHKAFSTCLPHLVVVSLFVSTSSFAYLKPSSISSPSLDLALSILYSVVPPALNPLIYSLRNQELKAVVCKMMTGWFQEH from the coding sequence atgtccaacagcagctccatcaggcacttcctcctgctggcattggcagacacgcggcagctgcagctcctgcacttctgcctcttgctgggcatctccctggctgccctcctgggcaacggcctcatcatcagcgccgtagcctgcggccaccacctgcacacgcccatgttcttcttcctgctcaacctggccctcagcgacctgggctccatctgcaccactgtcccgaaagccatgcacaattccctctgggacaccagggacatctcctacaaaggatgtgctgctcagctatTTATGCTTGTCTTCTTCATTGGGACagagttttccctcctgaccatcatgtgctacgaccgctacgtgtccatctgcaaacccctgcactacgggaccctcctgggtagcagagcttgtgcccacatggcagcagctgcctgggccagtggctttctcaatgctctgctgcacacagccaatacattttccctgcccctgtgccatggcaatgccctgggccagttcttctgtgaaatcccacagctcctcaaactctcctgctcacactccaaaCTCAGGGAACATGGAATTATTGTGGTCAATGTCTGTTTAtcatttggttgttttttgttcattgttttctcctatgtgcagattttcagggctgtgctgaggatcccctctgagcagggacggcacaaagccttttccacctgcctccctcacctggtcgtggtctccctgtttgtCAGCACTTCCAGTTTTGCATACTTGAAGccctcctccatctcctccccatccttgGATCTCGCCCTGTCaattctgtactcggtggtgcctccagccctgaaccccctcatctacagcctgaggaaccaggagctcaaggctgtaGTGTGCAAaatgatgactggatggtttcaggaacattaa